From the genome of Anaerolineales bacterium:
GGATGCCCGCTACGAACACCCCCGCTCCCCCCGCTCCGCGAGGGCGGGCGCGAGGGCGGGCGCGGGCATGACGATCCGGAGACAACCTAATGCTGTTTTGAGACAACCCCTTTTTTCAGAACTCCGTGATTCAAGCGCCGATATATTTTTGGGCGACCAACAATTCCGCGTTCAGCAGGGCGCCGCCCGCCGCCCCGCGGACGGTGTTGTGTGAGAGGACCACGAACTTGACGTCCCAGACCGGGTCCGGCCGGATCCGTCCGACGACGGCGGTCATGCCGTTTCCGGCGTTTCGGTCTTTGCGCGGCTGGGGGCGGTCCGGCTCACTGCGGACTTCGATGAATTTATCGGGCAGGCTGGGCAGTCCGCGGACGGCCTCCGGGAACGGATAGGCTTCCATCGCTCTGCGGACTTCCTCCGGCGCGGCCTGCTTCTCCAATTCCAGGCTGACGCACACGGTGTGCCCGTCGGACACCGCCACCCGGTTGGTATGCGCGGAAGCCTGGAATTCCGCCGGCGCGATCGCATCCCCCGCCAGCCTCCCGAGCATTTTGCGCGGCTCCGCTTCCACTTTTTCTTCCTCCGCTCCGCCGATGTACGGGATGACGTTGTCGAGAATATCCAGCGACGCAACGCCCGGATAGCCGGCTCCGGATATGGCCTGCATCGAAACCGCGAACATGCGCCGGATTCCAAACGCGTCCAGGATCGGGCGCAGCGCCATCGTCAGCCCGGTACTGGTGCAGTTGGGGTTGGTGACGATGAAGCCCTTCCAACCGCGGTTCCGGCGCTGGATCCCGATCAATCCGGTATGGTCCGGGTTGACGTCCGGGATCAGCAGTGGAACGTCCGCTTCCATCCGGAAGGCCGAGGCGTTGGAACAGATGCCCTTTCCCGCGCGGGCATACAGTGGCTCCGCCTTGCGCGCCAGATCCGACGGCAAGGCCGAAAAGGCCAGCGCGGATTCCGCATCCGGCTCGGTCGATTGAACGATCATCGCCCGGGCGTATTCCGGCATCGGCGCGGCCAACGCCCAGCGGCAGGATTCGCCGTAGGTCTTCCCGATCGACCGGTCGGAACCGGTCAGCGCCGCCACTCGAAACCACGGATGTCCGTCGAGCAGCGATACGAACCGCTGTCCGACCATTCCGGTCGCGCCCAATATCGATACGGGGATCTTTTCCATGTTTCATCCGCTCCCTTCTCGGTCCTGAGATCTTGTCGTTCCCGCCTTCGATTCATCCCTCCCCTCTCCGGCCCCTTCCCGCCCAACCGCTTCGGTCGAGCCCGTCCGAACTCGGCTAGCCGGCCGGGAAGGCGTCTCCGGGACAAGGAGCGCGATTTACATCGCGTTGTTCTCCGCCACGATCAAGGCATGGATCGCCCGCACGGCGGGGATCTCATCCGCCTTGTCCACCACCAGGCTGATCGAACATTCCGAGGATCCCTGCGCGATCGCGACGACGTTCACCTTGGCGTCCCCCAGCGCGCTGAAGATTCTTCCGGAGATCCCGGGGGTGTTCCGCAAGCCCGCTCCCACCACCGTGACGATGACGCAATTCTCCAACAGCTCGACGGCGTCGATGTCGTCCCGGTCGATCTCGCGGCGGAATTCCTCCTCGAGCACCTCCTGGACGGATTTTCCGCCGTGGCCGGGGACGGAGAAGCAAATGCTTTGCTCCGACGAAGCCTGGGTGATCAGCGTCACCGAGACCCCCATCCGCGCGACGGCGGCGAAGGTCCGCGCGGCGATGCCCGGCACGCCCATCATTCCGCCCCCCTGGACCGTAATCATCGTTTGGTTGCGGATTGCGGTCACGGCTTTGACCACCACGCTGGTCGCCTGCCCGTTGGCCAGGATCACCGTCCCCGGATGATCGGGATGGAAGGTGTTCTTGATCCACAACGGGATCTGCCGCTCGATGCACGGCCGGATGGTTTTCGGATGGACGACCTTCGCGCCGTAATACGCCATTTCGGAGATCTCGCGGTAGGAAAGCGACGGCAGGCTGCGGGCTTCCGGCGCGACGCGCGGATCGGCGGTCATCACCCCGTCGACGTCGGTGTAGATCCAGACCTCGTCGGCGCCGAGCGCCGCCCCGACGATCGCGGCGCTGAAATCGGAACCCCCGCGCCCGAGCGTGGTGATCACGCCTTCATCCGTCGCGCCGATGAAGCCGGTGACGACCGGGACCGCCGCGCTTTGGAAGATCGGTTCGAACACCGGCCGCGCCCGGGAGGGGATTTCGGCCATCATCGGAGAGGCATTCTGGAATTTGTTATCGGTCAGCAGGAAGTCGGACGCTTCCACCGGTACGGCCGGAACGTCCGCCCGGTCCAGATACCCCGCGACGATGTGGATGCTCATCCGCTCTCCGAGAGAGGCGATGGCATCCATCGCGCGTGGCGAGGCTTCGCGCAGCGCGGTGACGGCGTGATACAAATTCCTCAATTCGCGCAGCGACGAATCGATCGCCTTGCCGGTCTCGGGAGCCAACCCGCCGTCGCGGATCGCGTCGGAGTGCTTTTGCGAGATTTCGCCCACGGCGTGCCGGACCAGGTCGGAGTCGCCGCGGACCGCCGCCGACGTGCCGGCCAACAACAGATCGGTCACCCCCGACATCGCCGAAACCACGACCACCGCCCGCGGCCATTCTTTCCGGTTGTTGCGGACGATTTCGGCCATCCCCCTCAGCGCCGCAGGGCTTCCCACCGAGGTCCCGCCGAATTTCATCACCAGCATCTTCTCCGCCATGCTCTCCTCCAACCGTCCGGTTAATAAAAAAAGCCCGTCGCTTCCGGGATATGCGCATCCGGCGCGACGGGCGGGTGGCCGATATCGCGCTCAGGTGCGAGAGGTGGTAGTAGTGGTAGTGGTCCCCGGAAGTGACGGGCAAATGGTTTGTGGAAATTTCATGCGACAGACCTCGCTGGACAAGCGCGGATTATATCAAGCTTCGGACTTTTGGCAACCCCGGAACATGAAATCCCTGTCTGCTATTTGTGAAAAATGATACAATGCGCCCCCATACGAAATCTCCGCCCCAACCCGGGAGGTAAGGATGGCCACTGAACCGGTTACCGCAGGCATGCTGTGCTCGTTGCCGATTTTTTCCGACCTCGACGACCAACACGTCGGGGTGATCGCCGGCGTATCCACAATCCGCCCGATGCAGGACGATGAAGTAGTTTTCCGCGAAGGCGATCCACGGGATTGCCTCTACATCGTTTTGGAGGGACGGGTGGCTCTGGAGATGAACGTCCCCGGGCGCGGACGGCTGCGGATCCTCACCGTCGAGCCGCAGGAGGTCCTGGGCTGGTCAGGCGTGGCGGAGGCGGCTCCCAGACGCACAATGACCGCCCGGGCGGTCGCCGACGGGAAGCTGCTCGCCATCGACTCCGGAAAACTCCGCGCGGCGTGCGAAGCCGATCCCGCGCTGGGTTACGCCGTGATGCACCACGTCGTCAACGTGATTGCCGGACGCCTGCTGGCCACCCGGCTGCAACTGCTGGATATGTTCTCCAACCCGTCTTCGGAGGCGCCTCATGGCTGATATTCCGCTGAGTGTGGGCACGACCGTAGCCTTGCCCAAGGACCAGTTGGATCCGCTTCTCTCCCGGCTGCGCGACAAGGGTTACCGGACAATCGGGCCGCGGATTCGTGATGACGCGGTGGTCTACGAGCCGATCGAAGGGCTGGCGGATCTTCCCCGGGGCTTGACCAGCGTCCAGGAGGCCGGCCGCTACCGGATCGTGGCCAGCGGCAACCAGCGCTATTTCGACATCACCCCCGGCGCGCAGTCCTGGAAGCAGTTCTTTTTCCCGCCGCGCGTATCCCTCCTGGAGTTCCAGAAGAACGGCGGGTGGAAGAAACACAGCGCCACGGAATCCGCTCCGCGTCTGGCATTGGTCGGAGTCCGCCCCTGCGAACTGGCGGCGATCGAGATCCAGGACCGCGCCTTCCTGCGCGAGGATTTCACCGATCCGATCTACCGCGACCGGCGCAAGAACGCGTTCCTCGTCGCCGTAAACTGCCTTCATCCTTGCGGCACTTGCTTCTGCGCCTCGATGGGGACCGGCCCAAAGGCCTCCGGCGGCTTCGACCTGTGCCTGACCGAACTCGACGAGGTCTTCCTGGTCGAGATTGGCACCGACGCCGGACTTGAGATGCTCAAGGGCCTGCCGCTCAAAGCCGCCGACAAGGCCGATGTCCAGAAGGCCGAGGCAGGATTGGCCTCCGCCAAGGAACGGATGGGCCGCACCCTCGAGATCGGCGACCTTCCGGACCTGCTGCTGAAAAACCTGGAGCATCCGGAGTGGCAGGCGGTCGCCGCGCGCTGCATGTCCTGCTCCTCGTGCACCCTCGTCTGCCCCACCTGCTTCTGCTGGGACACCCAGGACCGCACCAGCCTGGACGGCGCCCACACCGAGCGCCAACGGGTGTGGGATTCATGCTTCAACCCCGGTTATTCCCACCAAGCCGGCGGCAACACCCGCCCCACCACGCGCTCCCGCTACCGCCAATGGCTGACCCACAAGTTCGGGTCGTGGAAGGAACAATACGGAGTCCTGGGCTGCGTCGGTTGCGGCCGCTGCATCACTTGGTGCCCGGTGAAAATCGACGTGACCGAAGAGATCGCCGCACTGCGCAAGGAGGAGGTGCGTTCATGACCACCCTGGCAGCATCCAAACGGCCGGCCGCCGTCTCGTCCGAGGAATTGCTCAATCCCTGCTGGGCAGAAGTGACCGACCTCCGCGAAGAGATCGATAGCACTTTCACCGTCTGGCTAAAATTCAAAGACCCCGCCTTGCAAAAAGGGTATGCCTTCGAACCGGGTCAGTTCAACATGCTCTACCTGCCGGGGTACGGCGAAGCCGCGATCTCGATCTGCTCCGACCCCGAAAAACGCGATGCCATCGGCCATACCGTGCGGGCCGTCGGAAACGTCACCCGCGCGATCGGCCGCATGAAAAAGGGCGACGAGATCGGATTGCGCGGCCCGTTCGGCACCCATTGGCCGATCGAGCAGCTCGAAGGCCGGGATATCCTGCTCGCCGCCGGCGGGATCGGACTGCCGCCGCTGCGCCCGGCGGTCTACCACATCCTCCACAACCGGGCCAAGTACGGCAAGGTGATCCTGCTCTACGGCGCCCGCAGCCCCTCCGACCTGCTCTACACAAACGAATTCGAAGCCTGGCGCAAAAGCGATATCGACGTACAGGTCACCGTCGACCGCGCCGACGACACCTGGAAAGGCCAGGTGGGTGTAGTCCCGCTGCTCTTCTACCGCTTCCGGCTGGATCCGGCCAAGACCGCGGTGATGACCTGCGGACCGGAGATCATGATCCGCTTCGTGGTCTTCGAAGCCCTGGCCCGCCGGATCCCTGCGGACCGGATCTACGTGTCGCTGGAACGGAACATGAAGTGCGGCCAGGGGTTCTGCGGACACTGCCAGCTGGGGCCGTTCTTCGTCTGCAAAGACGGTCCGGTGTTTCCGTATTCCGTCATCGAGCCCTACTTCGGCGTGGAGGAATTCTGATGCCTGCTCCCTGCAAACCCACCGTTGCGGTATTCAAATTTTCCTCCTGCGACGGCTGCCAGCTGCAGCTTCTGAATATGGAAGATGAACTGCTGGCGCTCGCCGGCGCCGTGGAAATCGCGAATTTCCTGGAAGCCCGGCGCCGTGTCCTTCCCGGTCCGTACGATATCGCCTTGGTGGAAGGCTCGGTCAGCACGCCGCACGAAGCCGAGACCATCAAGAAAATCCGCGGGGAAGCCAAGCTTCTGATCGCCATCGGAGCCTGCGCCACCGCAGGCGGAATCCAAGCCCTGCGCAACCGGGCCGACGCGGACGAATACGCCCGCCACGTGTATCCCCACCCGGAATATCTGCATTACCTTCCGAAGGCGACCCCGATTTCCGCGCACGTCAAGGTGGATCTGGAACTGTACGGCTGCCCGGTGAACAAAGAAGAGGTTCTGGAAGCCGTCACCGCGCTGCTGCAGGACCGCAAGCCCAACCTGCCGCAGCATTCCGTGTGCCTCGAGTGCAAGCGCAACGGCACCGTGTGCGTGATGGTGGCCAAGGGCATGCTGTGCCTGGGGCCGGTCACCCGTTCCGGATGCGGCGCGATTTGTCCTGCCAACGGCCGCGGCTGCTACGGCTGCTTCGGACCCCAGCCGGGCGTGGACCTGAAGACGCTGGTTCCCACGCTGCGGGCTATGGAAAAGGACCCGCGCGAAGCCGCCCGGCTGCTCAGCCATGTTTCCGGATTCGCTCCGGCGTTTGCCAACGCGGCGGAGGAGATTCTCGCCGAGGAGAAGAAGCAATGAGCGCGACCAAATCCACGGAAATCCGCTCGATCGAAGTGCCCGCCCTGGCCCGCGTGGAAGGCGAAGGCGGCCTGTACATCGGCGTGAAGGGCGGGAAGATCAACCAGATCAAGGTCAACATCTACGAGCCGCCGCGGTTCTTCGAAGGCTTCCTGCGCGGCCGATCGCTGTACGAAGTGCCCGACATCACCGCGCGGATCTGCGGGATCTGCCCGGTGGCGTACCAGATGAGCTCGGTCAACGCGCTGGAAGCCGCGCAGGGCGTGAAGATCACGCCGCCGATCCGCGCATTGCGCCGGCTGCTCTACTGCGCCGAATATATCGAAAGCCACGCCCTGCACATCTACCTGCTGCAGGCGCCGGACCTGCTCGGACAGGAAAGCGCGATCAGCCTGGCCGAGGTGGCGCCGGAAGTCGTAACCAAGGCACTGCGGATGAAGAAAGTCGGCAATGCGCTCCTGCGGGTCATCGGCGGACGCTCGGTGCACCCGGTCTCCACGACCGTTGGAGGCTTCTACCGCTGGCCGGAGAAAGCGGCCCTCGAGGCGCTGCTGCCGGAGCTGGAATGGTCGGCTCAAGCCGCGGTCGACGAGGTCCGTTGGGCCGCCGGCCTGGCGTATCCCGAGTTCGAGGTCGACGCGGAGTACGTCGCCACCCGCCACCCGGACGAGTACGGGGTGCTGGAGGGGCGCGTGGTTTCCTCCACCGGCCTCGATATCCCGCCCTCGGAATTCGACCGGCATTACCTGGAGGAGCATGTCGCCCACTGCAATTCGCTTCACAGCCACACCCAAGCCGGCAACAGCTACATGGTCGGACCGCTCGCGCGCTTCAACCTGAACCACGGCCAATTGGGTAAGACTTCCCAATCCCTGATCAAGGAATTAAAAATCCAATTCCCGATCCGGAACCCTTTTAAGGCGCTCCTGGCCCGTTCATTCGAGTTGGTCGACGCCTACGAAGACGCGGTCCGCCTGATCCGGGAATACCGCCCCGAGGGTCCCAGCCGGATCCTGTTCGATCCGAAGCCGGGCGAGGGGAGCGGCGTTTCCGAAGCGCCGCGCGGCCTGTTGTTCCACAAGTACACCGTCGGCGCCGGCGGGCTGATCGAAAAGGCGCGCATCGTTCCGCCCACCTCCCAGAACTACGCTCGGATGGAGGCGGACCTGTGGAAATTCGCGCCCACCGTGATCGCCAAACCGCACGAGGAAGCGACGTTGGCCTGCGAGCACCTGATCCGCTCCTACGATCCGTGCATTTCCTGCTCGGTCCACTTCGTCCGCTGGGTGAACGAGGACACCGTGTAGATGTTCCGCCGCGCCGGCATTCTGCTCGCCTTGGGGGTGTTTCCGCTCCTGCGGGCATCTCCGGTCCGGACCGAGACCGCGTCGGTGAAGGCCGTCTTGTTCTACAATCCCGGATGCGGCACCTGCAAAACGTTGTTGAACGAGGTTCTGCCTCCGCTGATCAAGCAGTACGGAACCAGCCTGCTGGTCTTCACCGTCGATGTCACCACCCCCGCGGGCGGCGAATTGTATTTCACCGCCCTCGAATCCCTTTCCGTCCCGCCAAACCTGCGGGCCGTCCCGATCCTGTTCGTGGACGACGCCTATCTGGTCGGCGTGTCCGCGATCGAATCCGACTTTCCCGGATGGATCGAATCCAAGCTTGCCTTGGGAGGCAACCGCTGGCCTTCCGTTCCAGGATTGGAGGACGCCCTCAAGGCGGCCGGCTTCTATCTCGCCCCGCCGTCTCCTTGGGAGAGGTTCTTTTCCGATCAACCGGCGAACTCCTTGGCCGCGGCGGTGTTTGCGTTTCTGATCCTCTCCCTGATCTTTTCCATCGCGACCGTCTTCCGGCCGGCGCCGGGTTCCCTGCAATCGGCGCCGGCCTGGCTCCTGCCCGCCATCCTTTCCGCCGGGACGGCCATCGCGGCCTATCTGACCTACGCCGAACGCATGCCGTCGCAACTCTACTGCGAAGCGATCGGCAATTGCGGAGCGGTCCACGCAAGCCGCTATTCCAGATTGCTCGGTTTTTTATCGGTCGGTGAATTCGGCCTGCTCGGGTATTTCCTGACCGGCCTGGCTTGGTTTTTCCACCGGATGGCAAACGGCGGCTGGAAGGCCGCGGCCGCCGCCGCCATGTTCGGGTTGGCCCTGTTTGCGGCGGTTTTTTCCGCCTACCTGACTTTCCTGGAACCCTTCGTCATCGGCGCCACCTGCCTGTGGTGCCTGGGTTCGGCCGTCGCCATCGGGCTGACGCTTCCGCTGACCGCGCTCGCGTTCCGCAGGATCCTGGGCTCGCGTGCTTCGCCCCGCACCGGATCCGCCTCCGCCGGATGAACGTCGTCTTGATCGGGATCGGCCAATACTTGCGCGGCGACGACGGCGCCGGTCCGGAAGCCGTCCGCCGCTGGTCGGCAGAATTCCCCGCCGCCGCGCAGGATCCCCGCCTGCAAATCCTTCTATTAGAGACACCCGGCCTTGGCCTACTGCCCGATTTAGAATCCGCGGACGCCGCCGTTTTGGTGGATGCGGTGGCCGCCGGCCTGCCTCCCGGTTCGGTACGGGTTTTCGATCCGATCCCGGAGGCCGGGCTGACGCCCGCGGAAAAAACCGCCCACGGCTTCGGCGTGGCGGAAGCCGTTTCGGTCGCCCGCCGAACGGGATTACAACTCCCGCCGCGTCTGGTGCTGATCGGCATCGAAGGGGAGAAGTATGAATTGGGGACAGGATTAAGCCATTCGGTCAGCACATCGCTTTCGTGGGCGGTGCGGACGATCCAAAGCACAATCCTGGAGTTGCTCTCCGCGAAGAACACGAACGGGGCTTGAAGATCAGGAAGTTCGAAAAAACCGGTTGGGCATGCGAAAGGGGAGACACTGCCGGCGCCCGCCCCGGCGGAGCTCCAAACCTTCCGCCGGATTCATTTTTCCGGCGGATAATTCTTCTGCCATTCGAACAGCTTGCCGAGGGCTTCCAGGGGGGTCATCGAAGCCAGATCCAAACCCTTCAGTTCTATCCGCAACGGATCGGTGTCGGCGAACAACTGCAGTTGCCGTGGGGGCGCGGCCGCGGATCCGCCCCCGCCTGCTCCCTGCTCCAACTCCTTAAGGATTTCCTCCGCCCGGGCGATCGTCGGCCTAGGCATGCCGGCCAGCTGAGCCACATGGATCCCATACGAGCGGTCCGCGCCGCCGGGGACGATCTTGTGCAGGAAAACGACTCGGCTTCCTTCTTCCGCCACGGACACGTTGTAGTTGCGGACCCCCGGCAGCATTCCCGCCAGACGAATGAGTTCATGGTAATGGGTGGCGAAGAAGGTGCGGGCCTGAAGGCGCGGATGGTTGTGGATGAATTCAATCACCGCCCAGGCAATCGAAACCCCGTCGTAGGTCGAGGTCCCGCGGCCCACCTCGTCGAAGATCAGCAGGCTCCGGCGGGTGGCGTGGCGGAGGATGTTGGCCGTCTCGACCATCTCCACCATGAAGGTCGATTGCCCGGCGTGGATTTCATCCCTTGCGCCGATCCGGGTGAAGATCCTGTCGACCAGCCCGATCCGCGCCGAGCGGGCGGGGACGAACGAGCCGATCTGCGCCATCAGGCACACCAGCCCCACCTGCCGCAGGTAGGTGGATTTTCCGCTCATGTTCGGGCCGGTGATGACGCGGACGATCTCCCCGTCCTCCAGACGGATGTCGTTCGGCACGAATCGTTCCGCTTCTAGGAACCGCTCCACCACCGGATGCCGTCCGTCGCGGATGTCGAGCGCCGCTTCGTCCGTCACCTCGGGCGGAACGTAATCGTATTTCGCCGCCGCCTCGGCCAGCGCCGCCAGGCAATCCAAACGGGCAACCGCCTGAGCGGTTGCCAGCAGCGCCGACCGCCGGGCGTGGATTTGCGCGCACACTTCGCGGAACAGGCGGGTCTCGATCTCCCGGATGCGCTCCTCCGCGTGAAGCACCCGGGTTTCATATTCCTTCATCTGCGGGGTGATGAACCGCTCGGCGTTGACCAGAGTCTGCTTGCGGATGTATTCGGCCGGGACCGCACCGGCCTGCCCGCGCGACACTTCGATGTAATAGCCGAACACCTTGTTGTATCCGACCTTAAGGGTTTTTATTCCGGTTCGGCTCTTCTCGGAGGCTTCCAAACCCGCGATCCATTCCCGGGCTTCGCGCGCGCCCTCGACCGTGCGGTCCAACTCCTCGCTGTAGCCGGGACGGATCACTCCGCATTGCGCAAGCGTGGCCGGCGGATCCTCGGCCACGGCCCGCCGCAGCAACTCCAGCAGGTCCGCGCACGGATCCGGCCGGGGAAGCGCGGTTTGCGCTTCGGGCGGCAATCCCGCCAGCGCTTCGGCAACCTTGGGCAGGGCCTTTAGGGATTCCCTCAACGCCGTTAAATCACGCGGCAGGGCGCTTCCCGATCCGATCCTGTTCACCAGCCGCTCGATGTCGTTCAAGCTCCTGAGGGAATCGCGAAAAGCCGCCCGGGAGAGGCCGGCCTCGAAAAACGCCCTCACCCCTGATTGCCGGGTGCGGATTTCCGTCAGATCCAACAACGGCTGAAGGATCC
Proteins encoded in this window:
- a CDS encoding FAD/NAD(P)-binding protein; translation: MTTLAASKRPAAVSSEELLNPCWAEVTDLREEIDSTFTVWLKFKDPALQKGYAFEPGQFNMLYLPGYGEAAISICSDPEKRDAIGHTVRAVGNVTRAIGRMKKGDEIGLRGPFGTHWPIEQLEGRDILLAAGGIGLPPLRPAVYHILHNRAKYGKVILLYGARSPSDLLYTNEFEAWRKSDIDVQVTVDRADDTWKGQVGVVPLLFYRFRLDPAKTAVMTCGPEIMIRFVVFEALARRIPADRIYVSLERNMKCGQGFCGHCQLGPFFVCKDGPVFPYSVIEPYFGVEEF
- a CDS encoding hydrogenase maturation protease — encoded protein: MNVVLIGIGQYLRGDDGAGPEAVRRWSAEFPAAAQDPRLQILLLETPGLGLLPDLESADAAVLVDAVAAGLPPGSVRVFDPIPEAGLTPAEKTAHGFGVAEAVSVARRTGLQLPPRLVLIGIEGEKYELGTGLSHSVSTSLSWAVRTIQSTILELLSAKNTNGA
- a CDS encoding vitamin K epoxide reductase family protein, which translates into the protein MFRRAGILLALGVFPLLRASPVRTETASVKAVLFYNPGCGTCKTLLNEVLPPLIKQYGTSLLVFTVDVTTPAGGELYFTALESLSVPPNLRAVPILFVDDAYLVGVSAIESDFPGWIESKLALGGNRWPSVPGLEDALKAAGFYLAPPSPWERFFSDQPANSLAAAVFAFLILSLIFSIATVFRPAPGSLQSAPAWLLPAILSAGTAIAAYLTYAERMPSQLYCEAIGNCGAVHASRYSRLLGFLSVGEFGLLGYFLTGLAWFFHRMANGGWKAAAAAAMFGLALFAAVFSAYLTFLEPFVIGATCLWCLGSAVAIGLTLPLTALAFRRILGSRASPRTGSASAG
- a CDS encoding Ni/Fe hydrogenase subunit alpha, yielding MSATKSTEIRSIEVPALARVEGEGGLYIGVKGGKINQIKVNIYEPPRFFEGFLRGRSLYEVPDITARICGICPVAYQMSSVNALEAAQGVKITPPIRALRRLLYCAEYIESHALHIYLLQAPDLLGQESAISLAEVAPEVVTKALRMKKVGNALLRVIGGRSVHPVSTTVGGFYRWPEKAALEALLPELEWSAQAAVDEVRWAAGLAYPEFEVDAEYVATRHPDEYGVLEGRVVSSTGLDIPPSEFDRHYLEEHVAHCNSLHSHTQAGNSYMVGPLARFNLNHGQLGKTSQSLIKELKIQFPIRNPFKALLARSFELVDAYEDAVRLIREYRPEGPSRILFDPKPGEGSGVSEAPRGLLFHKYTVGAGGLIEKARIVPPTSQNYARMEADLWKFAPTVIAKPHEEATLACEHLIRSYDPCISCSVHFVRWVNEDTV
- the mutS gene encoding DNA mismatch repair protein MutS; its protein translation is MDDDLTPIRRQYLDIKRKYPHALLFFRLGDFYETFDSDAETASRELEIVLTSRNVAKGSRVPMAGIPYHAAEGYIARLIQRGYHVAICEQVGEAVGGLMPRQVTRVITPGTVMESGMLSPKKNNYLACGTARAKLGAVAYMDISTGEFRVCEFEADDASQAVRTELVRLGPAEVVEPEGEANGPEEAGARTVWPAWRFEPGRCEQALLRQFETASLEGFGLDRKSAAVCAAGVLVQYLQETQPAALDLVREIQTYSLADFMILDPATRRGLELTETLRTGEVQGSLLGVLDLTATAMGARALRRWILQPLLDLTEIRTRQSGVRAFFEAGLSRAAFRDSLRSLNDIERLVNRIGSGSALPRDLTALRESLKALPKVAEALAGLPPEAQTALPRPDPCADLLELLRRAVAEDPPATLAQCGVIRPGYSEELDRTVEGAREAREWIAGLEASEKSRTGIKTLKVGYNKVFGYYIEVSRGQAGAVPAEYIRKQTLVNAERFITPQMKEYETRVLHAEERIREIETRLFREVCAQIHARRSALLATAQAVARLDCLAALAEAAAKYDYVPPEVTDEAALDIRDGRHPVVERFLEAERFVPNDIRLEDGEIVRVITGPNMSGKSTYLRQVGLVCLMAQIGSFVPARSARIGLVDRIFTRIGARDEIHAGQSTFMVEMVETANILRHATRRSLLIFDEVGRGTSTYDGVSIAWAVIEFIHNHPRLQARTFFATHYHELIRLAGMLPGVRNYNVSVAEEGSRVVFLHKIVPGGADRSYGIHVAQLAGMPRPTIARAEEILKELEQGAGGGGSAAAPPRQLQLFADTDPLRIELKGLDLASMTPLEALGKLFEWQKNYPPEK
- a CDS encoding Crp/Fnr family transcriptional regulator, which produces MATEPVTAGMLCSLPIFSDLDDQHVGVIAGVSTIRPMQDDEVVFREGDPRDCLYIVLEGRVALEMNVPGRGRLRILTVEPQEVLGWSGVAEAAPRRTMTARAVADGKLLAIDSGKLRAACEADPALGYAVMHHVVNVIAGRLLATRLQLLDMFSNPSSEAPHG
- a CDS encoding 4Fe-4S dicluster domain-containing protein produces the protein MADIPLSVGTTVALPKDQLDPLLSRLRDKGYRTIGPRIRDDAVVYEPIEGLADLPRGLTSVQEAGRYRIVASGNQRYFDITPGAQSWKQFFFPPRVSLLEFQKNGGWKKHSATESAPRLALVGVRPCELAAIEIQDRAFLREDFTDPIYRDRRKNAFLVAVNCLHPCGTCFCASMGTGPKASGGFDLCLTELDEVFLVEIGTDAGLEMLKGLPLKAADKADVQKAEAGLASAKERMGRTLEIGDLPDLLLKNLEHPEWQAVAARCMSCSSCTLVCPTCFCWDTQDRTSLDGAHTERQRVWDSCFNPGYSHQAGGNTRPTTRSRYRQWLTHKFGSWKEQYGVLGCVGCGRCITWCPVKIDVTEEIAALRKEEVRS
- a CDS encoding aspartate kinase, with the translated sequence MAEKMLVMKFGGTSVGSPAALRGMAEIVRNNRKEWPRAVVVVSAMSGVTDLLLAGTSAAVRGDSDLVRHAVGEISQKHSDAIRDGGLAPETGKAIDSSLRELRNLYHAVTALREASPRAMDAIASLGERMSIHIVAGYLDRADVPAVPVEASDFLLTDNKFQNASPMMAEIPSRARPVFEPIFQSAAVPVVTGFIGATDEGVITTLGRGGSDFSAAIVGAALGADEVWIYTDVDGVMTADPRVAPEARSLPSLSYREISEMAYYGAKVVHPKTIRPCIERQIPLWIKNTFHPDHPGTVILANGQATSVVVKAVTAIRNQTMITVQGGGMMGVPGIAARTFAAVARMGVSVTLITQASSEQSICFSVPGHGGKSVQEVLEEEFRREIDRDDIDAVELLENCVIVTVVGAGLRNTPGISGRIFSALGDAKVNVVAIAQGSSECSISLVVDKADEIPAVRAIHALIVAENNAM
- the asd gene encoding aspartate-semialdehyde dehydrogenase, whose product is MEKIPVSILGATGMVGQRFVSLLDGHPWFRVAALTGSDRSIGKTYGESCRWALAAPMPEYARAMIVQSTEPDAESALAFSALPSDLARKAEPLYARAGKGICSNASAFRMEADVPLLIPDVNPDHTGLIGIQRRNRGWKGFIVTNPNCTSTGLTMALRPILDAFGIRRMFAVSMQAISGAGYPGVASLDILDNVIPYIGGAEEEKVEAEPRKMLGRLAGDAIAPAEFQASAHTNRVAVSDGHTVCVSLELEKQAAPEEVRRAMEAYPFPEAVRGLPSLPDKFIEVRSEPDRPQPRKDRNAGNGMTAVVGRIRPDPVWDVKFVVLSHNTVRGAAGGALLNAELLVAQKYIGA